TGTTGCTGCACATGACGGAGAAAATGGACTACAAGCACAGCGAGGTCCTGAGCGCCGTGCTCACCAACCGTGCCTGTCACACTTTGGCCGTGTACTTCCTCCTCAACAAGAAAATGAAGAGAATCTCTAAAGAGTACAGGGTAAGGGGCCACAGCGGTTTTTAATGACACCTGTACTCAGTCTACAGGAGCGCAGGCATGGCGAGCTGATAAAAGTGGTTTCACAGGAACAGGTTTTTGACAGACGCTGGGGGCTGACGCTAATGTGCGGTTTGCCTTGTCTTCGCAGCAGATGCAGTTCCAGGAGCAAAAGAAAGGCGAGAAGCAGAAGAGCGAATACTTCCAGACGCAGTGGAGGAAGCACGTGGACAAGCTCACCATCCCGCCCAAGCAGACGCCCGTCTACCTGGCCGCCAGCAAGGGGCCGAGCAAGGAGAagaaacacaggacaggtgagggtTCAAAAGATGCTCCAACATTTATCTTTAAcgaaaaagataaaagaaaaacctgctgcttcatttatctatttttctttATCTACTTTATTCATACAGGGTAGGTTGACTGAGCATGCATGTTCTTGTACACcaacaacctcacacacaagtAGTTTCCCAGTGATCCATCCACCCCTCctccaatccatccatccatccatccatccatccatccatccatccatccatccatccatccgtccgtctGGGAGGACACATCTCGGACGAGTTGTCATAGGGCAAACATGCAGCCACTcgctgttttttttacaaatgtaatTTACCTTGTGACAAAGTGATGAGTTAGTAAATCATTTGGAATGGAAGTAATCTGGAACGAGCAACAAAGCAGAATTAATTAGTTAATAACTACTTCACACTCGACCTGGCACCGGTGCAAAAGGTGATAGTGATCAATCCTCATGTAACAAGAGCTGTTGAGAAAGCCCAGAGGCCATTACAGATGTTGCTTGTCAGGACAGGCCGGTCTCGGCACCTCGTACCTTTAACGTCTGAATGTGACGAGCTGGCATTTTAATCAAGAGGTTTATCTGCCCTGACATGACATCTGTAGGATCTAGACATGTAGGCGTGCAAATGCATCCAGAGAAGCAGCAGTTGAATGTGCTGCAAGTTGAGCAAAATCTACGATTCATATTCCCTAAATGTAACCAGGCTTCCTTGTTCCCTCCTCAGGTCTTTTGCGTGTCATAACCGGTGGCCATCGGAACTCCCCCCTGGCCCCGCCCGGCACCGTGGCTTCTTCTTCGATGGAGTATCTAGAGATCCAACCGCTTTTTAACAACACCCCTAAGCAGCGGCGGCGACTGGCCACCCTCCCTCAAGTCAACACGAGCCCGGAACACAACATTCCCGCTCCCCCGGCTCCCTCACCGATCGGCATGCACTCCTTCGGCTCCCTCTCCAAAGCCGAACAGATCGAAGACACCCCCACGTCCCCCTGGTACAAGCTGACCAACGGCACGCTGGCCCCACCCCGCCACGTCTCGGCCTTTCATCCCGACTCCTCTTACTTAAAAAAGGCCACGATCCCCAGTCCTCCGGTGCTCATCGTCAACCCGCAGCCCAAGAAGAGCATCTCGTCAGATTGGTGCGGTTCCTCCGACACCAGCGGCAGCCCCCCCAGCACCGTGGGAAGCCCCCCAGGTAGCTCGGCTTTCAGCCCTCCCAAGTCCGCCTTCAGTGCCCTTCAGTCTGCATTCAGTCCCccctccaacagcagcagcagtgacccCGAGAGCCCCACGCACCGCAGCAGGTTCCCCTCCATGGGCATCGGACAGATCCTGAAGAAGAaggtgcagctgcagcccttcagCTTCCGACCAGAGCAGGTTTTGGAGGAAgtggtttctcctcctccctacCCCATGCAGACTCTCCTCTGTGCTTCTGGTGCGCTCAAGACCCTCTGctgaggggcgggggggcgcAAAGAGGAAAAGAACGAAAGACAGACTGAACTCAAGGCCCCTCTCAACACGTGATCGGAGTTGGAGAGGTCTTCCGGAGCGGCCTTCTGAActgtgaactgtccctttattGTGACTGAGCCACTTTTTATGACACCGTGATCCTTTAAATGAGAAATGGAAAAATTAGGAAGAAAACTAAAGTTGTGTGAGCGAgagttaaaaatgtattatcgcTCATCGCCACTTATGTAAAGAGAGGCGGTGACACAGAGGACGAGATTTGAAACGGATCCTGAACCTCGTGTTGTCCTAGATACAAAGTGAACATGGGACATCATGTAATGTGGCGCAAGGtgtacacacaccaacacatgcgcacacacacacacacacacacaagacactgTATTATACACTGAGccaacacacactccctcatgTAATAATTGCTGTTACTAACTGAACCGCAAACTGATTTCACACCAGCTAATGGACCCGCTTCCCCTGACCCTGAATACATGTTTCAATGTTTTGTCTGTGTTAAAACTCACTAAGATATCCACTGACCTCCAGTCAGCCGGCACCGTGTTCCCAGTGCtgactggatttaaaaaaaaaagaaaagaaaagcaatcCTCACTGCACTATTCTTAAAAACCAAAACCTGTACTAACAACGGTGTCGACCATCTTTTACCTCACTGCATAATTCATACGTTGATGTGTAGCAGCGGTTGATTGTGACGCGCTTGTGGGCGTGTCTGAGCGTTAGTGCCATTAGAGGAGAAGTCACTTTTTTTATAGCACTCTCATTAACGATCACTCTTTTTTACACACGAGTGTTGCGTAACTTTTTTGGACCCACAGGGGAAACTCGAACCGTACAAGTCTTAATCCTGACTTTCTTACAGCGGGATGCGTCTATTTATAGTCAGttttgaagataaaaaaaaagaaagatttaaaaaaaaaaaaaagagagagagatttaaagGCCTTACGAAACTGATCAACCTCGCCCGAGGCTGAGGGAATGAAGGGAGGAAGAACAtgatcagaaaaaaaagaagagactcACTTCCTTTTGTCTTAATACTGTAGTTTGTGCAATAGTCTTAAGTGTTACCTGCAATGACGAGTATTTGCCAAGAGCTCCCTGAGAGATATGTGAAATATTGTGCTTGTAAATATCAAAGAAACGACTCTTGTGTTTCCTGAAGCTTGGGGTTGTTCAGCCGGAGCCGCTCAGTCGCTCCATGACACTGCCCGACTCTTCGGAAACAGGGCGTCTCAACTGTTAACGTTCAAACCGCAGAATCTCTTCCTGTtccgaatttttttttttaaacttgcatGCAATGTTTTCACAAGTCGAACCGTGTTTGTCAATATTTGAAATAACGTCTTTGTACCTTTTTTGCTTCTCCTGCTTGATACTGAGATTGATACAGACTGGAGGGGAGGGGTTTGGGGtttggggtgtggggggggtctTTTGTAAGATTTTGTAATGGATTGGTTTTGTTTTGAGTGTCGAGAGATTTCTATGCtgtataaagtattttaaatatttatactgAATCCATTATGTGTCTGTCTGGTACTTTGACCGCACCTCCTTCCTGTCTGGCTTGATTTGTGCCCGACGTGTCCCCTGCACACACCCATGACAATGTCCAACACTCCCACATATAGATAAAGACTTACTTATACTTAAATTATGATCATTAACTGAGTAATTCCACGTTAATCCAACAGCCTTATGAGTAAATTACACAGTGCCTGAAGCTTATAATTAGTTGCTCAGGCTCTCAGCTCCGTGAAGCCTGAATGGGAAAGGGCCCCTCCGCTGTGGGAGAGTCCACGGTGCTTCACAGCCGCCATGTGCCACATTTCCCACGAGACACCTGTGgtgggtaaaaaaagaaaaacacaccctTGCAACAGCTGAAGAATCTGTAGGACTcacactaccacacacacacattctgtgacccctcactcacacacactcacacatactgtAGACACTAATCTCTTCAGCTGTGGCTCACCCCCCCGGTCCCCATCATAAACCTCTTTGGGTGACACTGCCCTGACGAGACaaagactggggggggggggatcatcaGAGctttgagacaaacacacacatacacaggacaACACAAACAGGGGCTGCCCGGTTTAATCGGCGTGGCTAAGCTGGTAAAAGCCGAGGGGCAAGAGTGGCTCAAAAATTCATGAGAGCCGGAGCCTTTTGTTTATCAAAGACGGGCCGACAGTTAGTTTAAACCCCCCCGAGCGGCCTGGGGACACAAACAGGTTGTGGACATGAATATTATGGCTTCACCACAGAGCTGAGAGAAAGGATGGAGTGGAGTGCCGGGTATGAACAGGTACCTGCATagatgtaaatattaatacCACGAGTGGGAAGGTCCCAGAGACAGAACTCATGTATTGATGATCAGTCAGGGGATGGATATCGATAAGGAAAACCAGATTTAATAACTGCTTATCAAGTCATGGCGCACACAGGACATCAATAACAGGCAAAGaagatttttaaaaaatgatcataCAATAATAAACCATAATAAAGTTTCTCCAATACTTTGCTATATACTGTCAATATCATTAGGTTTAGGTGAAAATAATACTTTTTGAGACATAGTCTATAAATTATGTTAAGTTGTTGATAATTTTATAGTTCAAGAGTGTAAATAATCAGTCATCAACACAAGAGGAAGAGTAACTAGCAGACTGTCTATATCCTCCATGATTCTGAATGTGGGGGGCAAGTTCTTAATCTATGTATAATCTGAAGAAATCCATAGTGATGAGATTAAGatgagtaataataataatttccccttgacacacattttatttgattatttccaAAATTAATCTGTGTGTAAACAGGTCACGTTACAACGAGCGATCTGTGATCAACAAGCCTCCAGCTCCAGCGTCCCAGCAGGGGACAGCTTCAGGGGACATTGTTCCTCGTGGGGACATCGGGGATATTTAGATATTAGGACAGAAGATAACATGCATGAGAAAATTAAACAGCAGCTGATACGTCAGGACTCGAAGAAATCGCTCGAAGAATTGGGGGAATATTTGGGACGCGGGATTAAAATGCTTGATTTTACTTAACAAATATTCGTACAAAATTTAAGTTGACATTTAAATCACGAGAGAGAACAGATTTATTCTACACCACACAGGAGAAAACATAGATTTAAGACAACACTTTCTTCAGGTTATTGAATGTTATCACTGCAGTAATATCACATATATATTCTGTGCAATTATTATTCAATTAAGCTGCAAGATGCATTAATTACGCCATATGAGATCgtgattatgtaaaaaaaaaaaaaaaaaaaaaacatattgtaaGGTCAAATGAAAGAATCTCCCACTGAGTTTCGTGAGAATCAATTCAGAAGTTTTTTCAGCTTAAAAACCTGTACACACAAGTTCTTCCATTGTCTTGTGCACCGTATTGAACTGGCCTGCATAGAGGCCATGTGAAATCAAATAAAGTAATAATCATAATTTCTAACTGAACATGACTCAACCAGAGGAAGTGAGTCACTTTTTTAATATCACTCTAACGAGCGTGTTACATCAGATCTTGGACCCACAGTGAACCATAGGGTGTAAAAGTTCAACTCCTGACTTTCTCACAGCTGGATGGGTCTGAGTGTTGaagattaaaacagaaaaatacactAATTATTTAAACTGATAAACCTCCTTCACATGGAAAACTTCCCTGTCCTGTAAAATAAAGTGATAacaaagatgtttttctttactttaagtTCTTTGACACGTCTTTTTTTAAGGTTATGTTCGATCACTTTTGTTTGATAAATGCTTTTTCTCCAAATTGCAAGAGTCAGGTCTGGTTTAGACAAACGTAAAAAGTTTggaatgtcataaacattttaacagaaCATCAGACAGACAATCTACTGTTGTATTCCAGAAGTCATGATCTGAGTCACAGGATGTCCTAAAGTGCCTGTTGATGAACTGTAACCAGTCAAACAACAATCCTGCTTTAATATTCATTTTTAACATGAGGCCAAACTGACCACTTATTGTCCAGCAGGACTTTGTTTTTGTCAATCTGTTGAGGCTTAGACCCTGGATGACATTAATCTCGTTTTTAGTCCCCTTctcatcacatacacacacacacacacacacagacacacacacacacacgcacgcacacacacaataacaggcAACAGATGAGCTTTTgtgcctgatttaaaaaaaacaaagaaagccAGATCATTAACCTGCTGTAGTGACGGAGAGCAGGGATgttgacacacatacacacaacctgAGCATCCTGCTTCAGCTGCCTTCATCAGCAGCTCCCaaacatgaggaggaggaggaggaggaggaggagagagtgagactACCTGGCAGACACCAAAGACGCAGGGGGAAATAAACAAGCAGATGTTTCTAATGAAGCAGGAGGCTTTGAGCACTCAGAGGGGATTGGGGTTACGCCGTCAGGAGAGTCCCTGACGGGCCGGCTACACGCTGTCCgatcacagacacagatgaaggAGATTAATGGAACAAGACGTTCGAGGCTTATCAGAGATTTTGCGCTTTCGCTGTAGAAGGTGATGTCAGTAGAAACAAACAAGGCTAAGTTTCCCCCAAATGCTCTTGACACCGAGATCATCTTACAGACGCTGGATCTGGAGATTTATTCGGGAAACTTAGACGCCCAGTTGACCCACTGTCCTCGACTGGTTGACGCCAGACCTCGTTAATGACTTTAGAGGAAGGGAGGAGATTTCAGTCGGGCATATGTTAGACAACCCACCAAGGAGAGGTGATTCTATACCAGGTcaaaaaaacaatcagcagagtTCTCCACTTAATAGAAGTTTGATGCTTTGTTAACACACTTTTTTTCATGTTgtcaaacataaataataagatTACAAATAATTAACTTGATtatattaaatgaaattaaatatatttggttATTATTTACATGAAAGCACCACTTGAATAATTTACTTTAAGATAAACTGGTGctgaacatgtcaacacaaatataaatatatgttatgAAACAACGGATCTGTGGTTGGAAATCAAACTGGTAATTGCTCGTAAACAAGCTCTGGCAACTGGTGGGGTGTGGCTCTATTGTCCCAGAATAAACAACTAGTGTGATGGCAAAGATGTCAAATGTAATTACAcagtaaatattgataactATTTAAGTTATAGgtgatttattttccttgtaATTATCAAAAGACAAGACACCTTCACTTCaggatttatcaattatcaGAACAAAATGTTTTCCCTTAATGACAAAACCAATTGTTCTCAGTTCAGTTCTCCTGAGTCTCTAACAAGAAACAGTTCTATTCTAACAAATCATCCTTTTCATTGCacggaaaataaaacaaacatattttgtaAGTTGGCACACAGGTGGCACTCCTTGagatatttttctctctccctctctctctctctctctctcaaaaacaAGATCAGAAATTCAATCAAAGAGCAGAGCTCAGCCAATAGGATCCCAGTGTCTGTGGCAACAGCAGCACAAGTCTGAGCCGCCATTGGTCCGATGTTTCACACAGTGAGGCCTGTAATTGGCTGATGGCGTGCCGGGGCTTCATTGCCTCCATGGCAACATTGCTTCCTTATTGCTTAGGGAAggtgaaaaggagagagagaggggaggcgACTTTCACTCAGACACtacctctgcattattcatccTTTGTCCCCGAACGCTTGTagaatgtgtgtaaatgtgcgGACGTGTGTTTCCATGTTGCTCCTGGTTGGAGTGGCAACGATTGGCTGGGACTTGAGTGGTGAACGGGGGGAAACATGTGCAATAATTGCACTCAGCGGTGCAAGGCATCCAGCAACACCGTGTCTATATATAAAACAGATAAATGAGATCAGAGGCCGTAGAGTGAATGAATCTGTCTCCAAACACACCAACCTGCCTTTCAGCTTTATTGCTCTGAACGGAAAAACCATCGATATGGGACCAATTCAACTAAATGAGTGTGTTACTGGGACCAGCAGCAGAGCACATCTGGACTGGGCTCGCTCCATCCTCCCTCTGTGCAGGACGGTGCAGGCAGCTCATCCTCCAGCCAGGACCGGATGGAGACAACAACACCaccagaaacaacaaaaaaaccacgctgcttgtttgttgttgttttgactttcccaccccccaccaccaccccttgCTTATGAGGGAGGGGAGAATTAtgtggagggggagggagaaagaagGGTGAGGGTGGGGTTAGCAGGGAgaaaaacatcacacagagattaggtggtggtggaggtggtgggggtgg
This genomic window from Pleuronectes platessa chromosome 15, fPlePla1.1, whole genome shotgun sequence contains:
- the hunk gene encoding hormonally up-regulated neu tumor-associated kinase homolog A isoform X1 encodes the protein MPVADSNMLVDNGHGKYEGKTPSSAGNESVLPASLGSPAADILKNFYHTKRVGNYLIGRKLGEGSFAKVREGLHALTGEKVAVKVIDKRKAKKDSYVTKNLRREGHIQQMIRHPNITQLLDILETDNSYYLVMELCPGGNLMNRIYDKKRLDERETQKYIRQLVLAVEHLHRAGVVHRDLKIENLLLDEQDNIKLIDFGLSNCAGILGYSDPFSTQCGSPAYAAPELLSRKKYGPKVDVWSIGVNMYAMLTGNLPFTVEPFSLRALHQKMVDKEMNPLPPSLCTAAICLLKKLLEPDPNKRPNIHQVMADSWLQLANKNTGAPYLNRIHIEEINHTVLLHMTEKMDYKHSEVLSAVLTNRACHTLAVYFLLNKKMKRISKEYRQMQFQEQKKGEKQKSEYFQTQWRKHVDKLTIPPKQTPVYLAASKGPSKEKKHRTGLLRVITGGHRNSPLAPPGTVASSSMEYLEIQPLFNNTPKQRRRLATLPQVNTSPEHNIPAPPAPSPIGMHSFGSLSKAEQIEDTPTSPWYKLTNGTLAPPRHVSAFHPDSSYLKKATIPSPPVLIVNPQPKKSISSDWCGSSDTSGSPPSTVGSPPGSSAFSPPKSAFSALQSAFSPPSNSSSSDPESPTHRSRFPSMGIGQILKKKVQLQPFSFRPEQVLEEVVSPPPYPMQTLLCASGALKTLC
- the hunk gene encoding hormonally up-regulated neu tumor-associated kinase homolog A isoform X2 produces the protein MPVADSNMLVDNGHGKYEGKTPSSAGNESVLPASLGSPAADILKNFYHTKRVGNYLIGRKLGEGSFAKVREGLHALTGEKVAVKVIDKRKAKKDSYVTKNLRREGHIQQMIRHPNITQLLDILETDNSYYLVMELCPGGNLMNRIYDKKRLDERETQKYIRQLVLAVEHLHRAGVVHRDLKIENLLLDEQDNIKLIDFGLSNCAGILGYSDPFSTQCGSPAYAAPELLSRKKYGPKVDVWSIGVNMYAMLTGNLPFTVEPFSLRALHQKMVDKEMNPLPPSLCTAAICLLKKLLEPDPNKRPNIHQVMADSWLQLANKNTGAPYLNRIHIEEINHTVLLHMTEKMDYKHSEVLSAVLTNRACHTLAVYFLLNKKMKRISKEYRMQFQEQKKGEKQKSEYFQTQWRKHVDKLTIPPKQTPVYLAASKGPSKEKKHRTGLLRVITGGHRNSPLAPPGTVASSSMEYLEIQPLFNNTPKQRRRLATLPQVNTSPEHNIPAPPAPSPIGMHSFGSLSKAEQIEDTPTSPWYKLTNGTLAPPRHVSAFHPDSSYLKKATIPSPPVLIVNPQPKKSISSDWCGSSDTSGSPPSTVGSPPGSSAFSPPKSAFSALQSAFSPPSNSSSSDPESPTHRSRFPSMGIGQILKKKVQLQPFSFRPEQVLEEVVSPPPYPMQTLLCASGALKTLC